From Salinibacterium sp. ZJ450, one genomic window encodes:
- a CDS encoding MFS transporter, with product MTTDPAPFRWRGVLLSAILPTLVFSIGEGAILPLIPIVANNLGAGLAGAGLIASLITVGALAGAIPGGWIVSRIGERAAMITAALLSAVGVSLAALAPNSAVLGIGILLIGISAAVFGLARHAFMTTYVPLQFRARALSTLGGTFRLGFFIGPFISAAVIAIVGDSQPVFWLHLIASVTAALMLIFLPDPESTFRERRIVHEGEIEAAAESHGVFHTIWAKRGVLLKLGSGSAMIAGLRASRQVILPLWAVSIGISEANTALIIGIAGGVDFALFYTGGQIMDRFGRLWTAVPSMIGLGIGHLVLAFTHDLSANVTWFIAAAMLLSLANGIGSGIIMTLGADLADKDNPAPFLGAWRFTTEGGGAAAPLLLSAITAVASLSVAAGAMGVLGLLGAGILARYIPKYVPRRKG from the coding sequence ATGACTACCGATCCCGCCCCGTTCCGCTGGCGCGGAGTGCTCCTCTCGGCGATCCTGCCGACCCTGGTCTTCTCGATCGGTGAGGGCGCGATCCTGCCGCTCATCCCGATCGTGGCCAACAATCTGGGCGCCGGGCTGGCGGGCGCCGGGCTGATCGCATCGCTGATCACCGTCGGCGCATTGGCGGGCGCCATCCCGGGCGGCTGGATCGTCAGCCGCATCGGTGAGCGCGCGGCGATGATCACCGCGGCACTGCTGTCTGCGGTCGGCGTCTCCCTGGCCGCGCTCGCCCCGAACAGTGCGGTGCTGGGCATCGGCATCCTGCTGATTGGCATCTCGGCTGCGGTGTTCGGCCTGGCCCGGCACGCGTTCATGACCACATACGTCCCGCTGCAGTTCCGCGCGCGGGCGCTGTCCACCCTCGGCGGCACGTTCCGGCTCGGCTTCTTTATCGGCCCGTTCATCAGCGCCGCGGTGATCGCCATCGTCGGCGACAGCCAGCCGGTGTTCTGGCTGCACCTGATCGCCAGCGTCACCGCCGCGCTGATGCTGATCTTCCTGCCCGACCCCGAGTCGACGTTCCGCGAGCGACGGATTGTGCACGAGGGCGAGATCGAAGCGGCAGCGGAGAGCCACGGGGTGTTCCACACCATCTGGGCGAAACGCGGCGTGCTGCTGAAGCTCGGGTCTGGATCGGCGATGATTGCCGGCCTCCGGGCCAGCCGGCAGGTGATCCTGCCGCTCTGGGCGGTCAGCATCGGCATCAGCGAGGCGAACACCGCGCTGATCATCGGCATCGCCGGGGGTGTGGACTTCGCCCTGTTCTACACCGGTGGACAGATCATGGACCGCTTCGGCCGCCTGTGGACCGCGGTGCCGTCGATGATCGGACTCGGCATCGGCCACCTGGTGCTGGCGTTCACCCACGACCTGTCCGCGAATGTCACCTGGTTCATCGCCGCCGCGATGCTGCTGTCGCTCGCCAACGGGATCGGCAGCGGCATCATCATGACCCTCGGCGCCGACCTCGCAGACAAAGACAACCCTGCGCCCTTCCTCGGCGCGTGGCGGTTCACCACCGAGGGCGGCGGGGCGGCCGCTCCCCTGCTGCTGTCGGCAATCACCGCGGTGGCCTCGCTCAGCGTGGCGGCCGGGGCAATGGGAGTGCTCGGGTTGCTTGGGGCCGGGATCCTCGCCCGCTACATTCCGAAGTACGTGCCGCGGCGCAAGGGCTAG
- the prfB gene encoding peptide chain release factor 2, protein MIELDISEQIAQLRSTFADIRSVVGVDRLEAEIADLSEQAGVPDLWDDTEKAQKVTSALSHRQSELARITSIQSRLDDLEVLVEMANEGHDEESWREAEAELKALQANLGDLEVQTLLNGEYDPRPAVVTIRAGAGGVDAADFAEMLLRMYLRWAEQHKFKATVLDTSYAEEAGIKSATFEVDAPYAFGTLSVEAGTHRLVRMSPFNSAGKRQTSFAAVEVVPLMEETEAIEIPDNDIRVDVFRSSGPGGQSVNTTDSAVRITHLPTGIVVSCQNEKSQIQNRAAAMRVLQSRLLLQLHEQEAATKKELAGTITASWGDQMRSYVLAPYQMVKDLRTDYEVNNPSNVFDGDLDGFISAGIKWRKRDKD, encoded by the coding sequence ATGATCGAGCTTGATATTTCAGAACAGATCGCACAGCTGCGATCGACCTTCGCTGACATCCGTTCGGTCGTCGGCGTCGACCGGCTCGAGGCCGAGATCGCCGACCTGAGCGAGCAGGCCGGCGTGCCCGACCTCTGGGACGACACCGAGAAGGCGCAGAAGGTGACCAGCGCGCTCAGCCATCGGCAGTCCGAGCTGGCCCGCATCACCAGCATCCAGAGCCGTCTCGACGATCTCGAGGTGTTGGTCGAGATGGCGAACGAGGGCCACGACGAGGAGTCCTGGCGCGAAGCCGAAGCGGAACTGAAGGCGCTGCAGGCCAACCTCGGCGACCTCGAAGTGCAAACCCTGTTGAACGGCGAATACGACCCGCGCCCCGCGGTGGTCACCATCCGCGCCGGCGCCGGCGGTGTCGACGCCGCCGACTTCGCCGAGATGCTGCTCCGCATGTACTTGCGCTGGGCGGAACAGCACAAGTTCAAGGCCACCGTGCTCGACACCAGCTACGCAGAAGAAGCCGGCATCAAGAGCGCCACGTTCGAGGTGGACGCCCCGTACGCCTTCGGAACCCTGAGCGTCGAAGCCGGCACACACCGGCTGGTGCGGATGAGCCCGTTCAACTCCGCAGGCAAGCGGCAGACCTCGTTCGCGGCGGTCGAGGTGGTGCCGTTGATGGAGGAGACCGAGGCGATCGAGATCCCCGACAACGACATCCGCGTCGACGTGTTCCGCTCCTCCGGCCCGGGCGGGCAGTCGGTGAACACCACCGACTCCGCGGTGCGCATCACACACCTGCCCACCGGCATCGTGGTCAGCTGCCAGAACGAGAAGAGCCAGATCCAGAACCGTGCCGCCGCGATGCGCGTGCTGCAGAGCCGCCTGCTGCTGCAGCTGCACGAGCAGGAGGCCGCCACCAAGAAGGAACTGGCCGGCACCATCACCGCCAGCTGGGGCGACCAGATGCGCAGCTACGTGCTGGCGCCGTACCAAATGGTGAAAGACCTGCGCACCGACTACGAGGTGAACAACCCGTCGAACGTGTTCGACGGCGATCTCGACGGCTTCATCAGCGCCGGCATCAAGTGGCGGAAGCGCGACAAGGACTAG
- a CDS encoding ABC-F family ATP-binding cassette domain-containing protein, with translation MSLIRLNDASIEFDGRPVLREAFLKLRRGDRIGLIGKNGTGKTTFLELVFGRRKPSGGTVDVSLGTRIGYFSQFSELDGEQSAWQTLSGHFAAVHETQARLEQIGAQLAQPMTDAAMTTLLVEQGELFERMDAIGGWTYENTIDTVLTSLGFDEERRHLPVDRLSGGWRNRAALALILVQAPDVLLLDEPTNFLDLDGVRWIEGWLRGFGGALLMVSHDRQFLDGVVDRIVEIENYRLQEYEGNYSAYVQAKQSRLKTLERQFAHEEELLAYEQDASAARREAARNPSNAVARRLADIKKRQAPRPIDQIITGIYGGLRVSNDLLTVTGLSKGFNGTPLFQGLSFDLQRGDRVAVLGSNGSGKSTLLDVLTGEAEADAGTVRWAKGVRFVSYNRVYALLDLDDTVGHAVNAYPDSLAFTATKKSVNRFLSMLQFSEADLQQKIGTLSGGQRARVAIAQCLLSGAGVIVLDEPTNHLDITSTQVMERALTHFPGAVIVVSHDRFFVDKLADRLLVFDGTPCVRETTATGAL, from the coding sequence GTGAGCCTGATCCGCCTGAACGACGCGAGCATTGAATTCGACGGGCGGCCGGTGCTGCGGGAGGCGTTCCTCAAGCTGCGGCGGGGCGACCGCATCGGGCTGATCGGCAAGAACGGCACCGGCAAGACGACGTTCCTCGAGCTGGTGTTCGGGCGGCGGAAGCCGTCGGGCGGCACCGTGGATGTGAGCCTCGGCACCAGGATCGGGTACTTCTCGCAATTCTCCGAACTCGACGGTGAGCAGAGCGCGTGGCAGACGCTGAGCGGCCACTTCGCCGCAGTGCACGAGACGCAGGCCCGACTCGAACAGATCGGCGCCCAGTTGGCGCAGCCGATGACGGATGCTGCGATGACCACCCTGCTCGTCGAGCAGGGTGAGCTGTTCGAGCGGATGGACGCGATCGGTGGCTGGACGTACGAGAACACCATCGACACCGTGCTCACTAGCCTCGGTTTCGACGAGGAGCGGCGGCACCTTCCCGTCGACCGGCTCTCGGGCGGATGGCGCAACCGTGCCGCGCTCGCGCTGATCCTCGTGCAGGCGCCCGATGTGCTGCTGCTCGACGAGCCGACGAACTTCCTCGACCTCGACGGCGTGCGCTGGATCGAGGGCTGGCTGCGGGGCTTCGGCGGCGCGCTGCTCATGGTCTCGCACGATCGGCAGTTCCTCGATGGGGTGGTCGACCGCATCGTCGAGATCGAGAACTACCGGCTGCAGGAGTACGAGGGCAACTACTCGGCGTACGTGCAGGCGAAACAGTCACGGCTGAAGACGCTCGAGCGTCAGTTCGCGCACGAGGAGGAGTTGCTGGCCTACGAGCAGGACGCATCGGCCGCGCGTCGTGAAGCGGCCCGCAACCCATCGAACGCGGTCGCCCGGCGGCTTGCCGACATCAAGAAGCGCCAGGCGCCACGGCCGATCGACCAAATCATCACCGGCATCTACGGCGGGCTGCGGGTCAGCAACGACCTGCTCACCGTGACGGGGCTCAGCAAGGGGTTCAACGGCACGCCGCTGTTCCAAGGGCTGTCGTTCGACCTGCAGCGCGGCGACCGGGTCGCGGTGCTCGGCTCGAACGGCTCGGGCAAGTCGACGTTGCTCGACGTGCTCACCGGTGAGGCCGAAGCGGATGCCGGAACGGTTCGGTGGGCGAAGGGTGTGCGGTTCGTGTCGTACAACCGGGTCTACGCGTTGCTGGACTTGGACGACACGGTCGGCCACGCGGTGAACGCCTACCCCGACTCGCTCGCGTTCACCGCGACGAAGAAAAGCGTGAATCGGTTCCTGTCGATGCTTCAGTTCTCTGAGGCGGACCTGCAGCAGAAGATCGGCACCCTCTCAGGCGGCCAGCGCGCCCGCGTGGCGATCGCGCAGTGCCTGCTCTCGGGAGCAGGGGTGATCGTGCTGGATGAGCCGACGAACCACCTCGACATCACGAGCACTCAGGTGATGGAGCGGGCGCTCACGCACTTCCCGGGCGCGGTGATCGTGGTCAGCCACGACCGGTTCTTCGTCGACAAACTCGCTGATCGGCTGCTCGTCTTTGACGGCACACCTTGCGTGAGAGAGACGACGGCAACCGGGGCGCTCTAG
- a CDS encoding TadE/TadG family type IV pilus assembly protein — translation MLRRAWADERGSAPAEFAMVGALLTVLTLSVIQLGLALHIRNTVLDAAAEGARYAALADTSPEQGADRTRQLISAAIGTGYAADVTVQLADHLGHPSAIVTVRTPLPLIGLVGIDGGLEVRGHAALERLD, via the coding sequence ATGCTGCGGCGAGCTTGGGCGGATGAGCGCGGATCGGCGCCCGCCGAGTTCGCCATGGTCGGCGCCCTGCTCACCGTGCTCACCCTCTCGGTGATCCAGCTCGGACTCGCCCTGCACATCCGCAACACCGTGCTGGATGCCGCGGCCGAGGGCGCCCGATACGCGGCGCTCGCCGACACCTCTCCCGAGCAGGGCGCTGACCGCACCCGCCAGCTGATCAGCGCCGCTATCGGCACCGGGTACGCCGCCGACGTGACGGTGCAGCTCGCCGACCACCTCGGGCATCCGTCCGCGATCGTGACCGTGCGAACGCCGCTGCCGCTGATCGGACTGGTCGGCATCGACGGCGGGTTGGAGGTGCGTGGCCATGCCGCGCTCGAACGCCTGGACTGA
- a CDS encoding antibiotic biosynthesis monooxygenase: protein MSVVKINAIHVPEGAGAELEKRFAARKHSVDSQAGFEGFQLLRPVAGDTRYFVVTTWASQADYEAWRDGESKVTHGQSRAEGGKPVATGADLLEFEVVDL from the coding sequence ATGTCGGTCGTCAAGATCAACGCCATCCACGTTCCCGAGGGGGCCGGCGCCGAGCTGGAGAAGCGTTTCGCGGCGCGCAAGCACTCCGTCGACAGCCAGGCCGGGTTCGAGGGGTTCCAGCTGCTGCGCCCGGTGGCCGGAGACACCAGGTACTTCGTGGTGACCACGTGGGCAAGCCAGGCGGATTACGAGGCGTGGCGCGACGGCGAGAGCAAGGTGACGCACGGGCAGTCGCGCGCCGAGGGCGGCAAGCCTGTGGCGACCGGAGCCGACCTGCTCGAATTCGAGGTCGTCGACCTGTAG
- a CDS encoding pilus assembly protein TadG-related protein: MTGHRRAGTLATGRRRAGAPAPGLTDDTGSTLPLIFFYAALSLILILLVTAATALYLERKRLFTLADGAALAAAEAFPLSAVNVTDRAPKLQTPDVAAAAAAYLAEAPADFEALAIEHAGTDDGRSARVTLSAYWRPPVLTVLVPEGLRIEVTSTARSVFF; this comes from the coding sequence GTGACCGGCCATCGACGGGCGGGGACCCTGGCCACCGGCCGTCGACGGGCCGGCGCCCCGGCGCCGGGACTCACCGACGACACCGGCTCCACCCTGCCGCTGATCTTCTTCTACGCGGCCCTGTCGCTCATCCTGATCCTGCTGGTCACCGCGGCGACGGCGCTGTACCTGGAACGCAAACGGTTGTTCACCCTTGCCGACGGTGCCGCGCTCGCCGCGGCCGAAGCCTTTCCGCTCAGCGCGGTGAACGTCACCGATCGCGCTCCGAAATTGCAGACACCGGATGTCGCGGCTGCGGCCGCCGCGTACCTGGCGGAGGCGCCCGCCGACTTCGAAGCCCTCGCCATCGAGCACGCCGGCACCGATGACGGCCGCAGCGCCAGAGTCACCCTGTCGGCATACTGGCGACCGCCGGTGCTGACCGTGCTGGTGCCGGAAGGCCTGCGCATCGAGGTGACGTCGACGGCGCGGTCGGTGTTCTTCTAG
- the ftsX gene encoding permease-like cell division protein FtsX has product MRLGLILGEVGQGLRRNISMVISIVLVTFISLTFVGTAILLQVQINEMKGYWYDRAEVAVYLCTEVSNAGNCTLSVATPEQIAAVEAELESDTLAPYIERFEFENRDQAFENFTKQFADSPIIDLVEPEFFNEAFWVNLVDPTQSDILVESLGSMAGVESVEDQRAYLDGIFAILNAASITAVGIAALMLVAAVLLIATTIRLSAFSRRRELGIMRLVGASNGFIQTPFVLEGVFAALIGSVLASGAVVVIVQVFVQGYLGGSLSTTTSFVGLSDALLVIPVLLGLGIVLAALSSSFAIRRYLKV; this is encoded by the coding sequence ATGAGGCTCGGACTGATTCTCGGCGAGGTCGGCCAGGGCCTGCGCCGCAACATCTCGATGGTCATCTCCATCGTGCTGGTCACCTTCATCTCGCTCACCTTCGTGGGCACCGCGATCCTGCTGCAGGTGCAGATCAACGAGATGAAGGGCTACTGGTACGACCGCGCCGAGGTGGCGGTGTACCTCTGCACGGAAGTGTCAAACGCCGGAAATTGCACCCTGTCGGTGGCCACCCCGGAGCAGATCGCCGCGGTCGAGGCAGAACTCGAGTCAGACACGCTCGCGCCGTACATCGAACGGTTCGAGTTCGAGAACCGCGACCAGGCCTTCGAGAACTTCACGAAACAGTTCGCCGACAGCCCGATCATCGACCTGGTCGAGCCGGAGTTCTTCAACGAAGCCTTCTGGGTAAACCTGGTCGACCCCACCCAGTCCGACATCCTGGTCGAGAGCCTCGGCAGTATGGCGGGGGTGGAGAGCGTGGAAGATCAGCGCGCCTACCTCGACGGCATTTTCGCGATCCTGAACGCCGCGTCCATCACCGCCGTCGGCATCGCCGCGCTGATGCTGGTTGCCGCCGTGCTGCTGATCGCCACCACCATCCGGCTCAGCGCGTTCTCGCGCCGCCGGGAGCTCGGCATCATGCGTCTGGTCGGAGCGTCGAACGGATTCATCCAGACCCCGTTCGTGCTGGAGGGCGTGTTCGCTGCGCTGATCGGTTCGGTGCTCGCCAGCGGCGCGGTCGTGGTGATCGTGCAGGTCTTCGTGCAGGGCTACCTGGGCGGATCGCTGTCGACCACCACCTCGTTCGTCGGGCTGAGTGACGCGCTGCTCGTGATTCCGGTGCTGCTCGGTCTTGGCATCGTGTTGGCCGCGCTGTCGTCCAGCTTCGCCATCCGCCGCTACCTGAAGGTCTAG
- a CDS encoding CpaF family protein: protein MSKAVSIIAEEVRARVRREGVDLGLDRALTDRYVHDEVQRYSERALGGSLPLLADERETARQIVATLTGYGVLQPFFDDPDVEEIWINAPTSVFIARNGVSELTGLSLTDGEVRDLVERMLQSTGRRVDLSSPFVDASLPDGSRLHVAIPDVTRAHWSVNVRKFTKRIRDLPRLVELGSLSQQAAEFLRMCVLSGQNILVSGATQSGKTTLLNALLSATRPSERLITVEETFELDPTARDVVGIQCRQPSLEGTGEISLRRLIKEALRMRPDRLIVGEVREAESLDLLIALNSGLPGMCSIHANSARDALAKLCTLPLLAGRNIDSSFVVPTVAGCIDLVVHCELARDGRRRVTEILAPSGQVTGSVIEASPIFRLERGVLDPTGSYPGKRGKFDAGGYDLTAVLGGHPR from the coding sequence ATGAGCAAAGCGGTCAGCATCATCGCGGAGGAGGTGCGTGCTCGGGTGCGCCGCGAGGGTGTTGACCTGGGCCTCGACCGCGCGCTCACCGACCGCTACGTGCACGACGAGGTGCAGCGCTATAGCGAACGCGCGCTCGGCGGATCGCTGCCGTTGCTGGCCGACGAGCGCGAGACCGCGCGGCAGATCGTGGCGACCCTCACCGGCTACGGGGTGCTGCAACCGTTCTTCGACGATCCAGATGTGGAGGAGATTTGGATCAACGCTCCGACCAGCGTATTCATCGCGCGAAACGGGGTCTCCGAACTCACCGGGCTCAGCCTGACCGACGGCGAGGTGCGCGACCTGGTCGAACGGATGCTGCAATCCACCGGCCGCCGGGTCGACCTGAGTTCGCCGTTCGTGGACGCCTCGCTGCCCGACGGCTCCCGGCTGCACGTGGCCATTCCCGACGTGACGCGCGCCCATTGGTCGGTGAACGTGCGCAAGTTCACCAAGCGCATCCGCGACCTGCCGCGGCTGGTGGAGCTCGGCTCGCTCAGCCAGCAGGCCGCCGAATTCCTGCGGATGTGCGTGCTGAGCGGGCAGAACATTCTGGTCTCCGGCGCCACCCAGAGCGGCAAGACCACATTGCTGAACGCGCTGCTGTCGGCGACCAGGCCGAGCGAACGGCTGATCACCGTGGAGGAGACATTCGAGCTGGATCCGACCGCCCGGGACGTGGTCGGCATACAGTGTCGGCAGCCGAGTCTGGAGGGCACCGGCGAGATCAGCCTGCGCCGGCTGATCAAGGAGGCGCTGCGGATGCGGCCGGACCGGCTGATCGTCGGGGAGGTGCGCGAGGCCGAGTCGCTCGACCTGCTGATTGCCCTGAACAGTGGCCTGCCCGGCATGTGCTCGATCCACGCGAACAGCGCCCGGGATGCCCTCGCCAAGCTGTGCACGCTGCCGTTGCTGGCCGGGCGCAACATCGACTCATCGTTCGTGGTGCCCACCGTGGCCGGCTGCATCGACCTGGTGGTGCACTGCGAACTCGCCCGCGACGGACGCCGCCGCGTCACCGAGATACTGGCGCCGAGCGGCCAGGTCACCGGGTCGGTGATCGAGGCCAGCCCGATTTTCCGGCTGGAGCGCGGGGTGCTCGATCCGACCGGCAGCTACCCGGGCAAACGGGGCAAGTTCGACGCGGGCGGGTACGACCTGACCGCGGTGCTCGGCGGTCACCCGCGATGA
- a CDS encoding type II secretion system F family protein, with amino-acid sequence MVPVSAALGWAVLTGLGLGLGLWLLASTVPRIGRPRLIDRVAPYVLDVSEGARQRLARRTADPLPLFGLVLAPVIGPTRRLLASALGGTATIETRLRQSGSLLSVDAYRSSQLVWLVCGAILGVVLAVAAGRLQPVGLPMAVAVTLVTAGLGLLARDLVLKRAAAKRVARIESELPTMLEFLTLSLSAGEGILDALRRVSRVSRGEIAAEFARVVAEVNAGVPLADSLHALARSLRVPAFSRVVEQLTGALERGTPLVDVLRAQAQDSRDDAKRQLLEVAGKKEVAMLVPVVFLILPITVAFAIFPGIAVLQLGF; translated from the coding sequence GTGGTTCCAGTGAGTGCGGCGCTCGGCTGGGCGGTGCTGACCGGCCTCGGTCTCGGCCTGGGACTGTGGCTGCTCGCCAGCACCGTGCCGCGGATCGGGCGGCCTCGCCTGATCGACCGGGTGGCGCCCTACGTGCTGGATGTCTCCGAGGGCGCGAGGCAACGCCTGGCCAGACGCACCGCCGACCCGCTGCCACTGTTCGGTCTGGTGCTGGCGCCGGTGATCGGCCCCACCCGCAGGCTGCTGGCATCCGCTCTGGGCGGGACGGCGACGATCGAGACGCGGCTGCGGCAGTCCGGTTCGCTGCTCAGCGTGGACGCGTATCGTTCCAGCCAACTCGTCTGGCTGGTGTGTGGGGCGATTCTCGGGGTGGTGCTCGCGGTTGCCGCGGGTCGGCTGCAGCCCGTCGGCCTACCGATGGCCGTCGCCGTGACGCTGGTCACTGCCGGGCTTGGCCTGCTGGCGCGGGACCTGGTGCTGAAGCGGGCCGCGGCGAAACGGGTTGCCCGGATCGAGAGCGAGTTGCCGACGATGCTCGAGTTCCTAACCCTCAGCCTGTCGGCCGGCGAAGGCATCCTCGACGCGCTGCGACGCGTCTCGCGGGTCAGTCGCGGCGAGATCGCCGCGGAGTTCGCGCGCGTGGTGGCGGAGGTGAACGCGGGCGTGCCGCTCGCCGATTCACTGCACGCGTTGGCCCGTTCACTGCGGGTGCCCGCGTTCAGTCGCGTGGTGGAGCAGCTCACCGGGGCGCTGGAGCGCGGCACACCGCTGGTCGACGTGCTGCGCGCGCAGGCGCAGGATTCCCGCGACGACGCGAAACGGCAACTGCTCGAGGTCGCGGGCAAGAAGGAGGTGGCGATGCTGGTGCCGGTCGTCTTCCTCATTCTGCCGATCACTGTCGCGTTCGCGATTTTTCCCGGCATTGCGGTGCTGCAGCTCGGGTTCTGA
- the ftsE gene encoding cell division ATP-binding protein FtsE, which translates to MIRFDQVTKLYKGNTRPALNAVSLEILKGEFVFLVGASGSGKSSFLQLVLKEEKPTKGEVHVLGQRLNTIASRKVPYFRRSLGVVFQDFRLLPNKTVFDNVAFTLQVIGKSKGFIQEAVPDVLKMVGLAGKASRFPNELSGGEQQRVAIARAIVNRPAILLADEPTGNLDPSTSAGIMTLLQRINASGTTVLMATHDAGIVDQMQRRVIELVGGQVVRDERGGGYQTQAVPVQSFGLAPEEGSAR; encoded by the coding sequence ATGATTCGGTTTGATCAGGTTACGAAGCTCTATAAGGGCAATACCCGTCCGGCGCTCAACGCGGTCAGCCTGGAAATCCTCAAGGGCGAATTCGTCTTCCTCGTCGGCGCCTCCGGCTCCGGCAAGTCGAGTTTCCTGCAGCTGGTGCTGAAAGAGGAGAAGCCCACCAAGGGCGAGGTGCACGTGCTGGGCCAGCGCCTGAACACCATCGCGAGCCGCAAGGTTCCGTACTTCCGGCGCAGCCTCGGGGTGGTCTTCCAGGACTTCCGCCTGCTGCCGAACAAGACCGTGTTCGACAACGTCGCCTTCACCCTGCAGGTGATCGGCAAGAGCAAGGGCTTCATCCAGGAGGCCGTGCCCGACGTGCTGAAAATGGTGGGACTGGCCGGCAAGGCCAGCCGCTTCCCCAACGAACTCTCCGGCGGTGAGCAGCAGCGCGTGGCCATCGCCCGCGCCATCGTCAACCGGCCCGCGATCCTGCTCGCCGACGAACCCACCGGAAACCTCGACCCGTCGACGAGCGCCGGCATCATGACCCTGTTGCAGCGCATCAACGCCAGCGGCACCACCGTGCTGATGGCCACCCACGACGCCGGCATCGTCGACCAGATGCAGCGCCGAGTGATCGAGCTCGTCGGCGGCCAGGTGGTGCGCGACGAACGCGGCGGTGGCTATCAGACCCAGGCGGTGCCGGTGCAGTCGTTCGGTCTCGCCCCGGAAGAGGGATCGGCACGATGA
- a CDS encoding type II secretion system F family protein: MSAVLGLVAGVGLLLAASPFLWPAGFAPRTSRPPGAAAEWRGRLALAGLPQASLPLLAVVSVFVGLAIGALLFALLPVVPLAIVAAVLGMLLPLAAVNWRARAARRATRVLWPDVVDHLVSAVRSGVPLPDGLSTLARAGPASTRPAFAAFEADYRATGNFSSCVDRLKAALADPVADRILETLRMSRDVGGTELVAVLRNLSAYLRQEAAIRSEVEARQSWILNAARLGVAAPWVVLVMLSTRPEAAAAYNSSAGVLMIVAGLGVTVVAYRIMLGLGRLPEERRWFQ; this comes from the coding sequence ATGAGCGCCGTGCTCGGGCTGGTCGCCGGGGTGGGGTTGCTGCTCGCGGCATCCCCGTTCCTCTGGCCGGCCGGTTTCGCGCCCCGCACCTCCCGGCCGCCCGGCGCGGCGGCCGAATGGCGAGGCCGGCTGGCGCTGGCCGGTCTGCCGCAGGCGTCGCTGCCGTTGCTCGCCGTGGTGTCGGTGTTCGTCGGCCTGGCAATCGGCGCCCTGCTGTTCGCCCTGCTGCCGGTGGTGCCGCTCGCGATCGTCGCCGCCGTGCTCGGGATGCTGCTGCCCCTCGCCGCGGTCAACTGGCGAGCGCGCGCCGCCCGGCGCGCCACCCGAGTGCTCTGGCCGGACGTCGTCGATCACCTGGTGTCTGCGGTGCGCTCCGGGGTCCCGCTGCCCGACGGGCTGTCCACACTCGCCCGAGCCGGACCAGCGTCCACCCGCCCCGCGTTCGCCGCGTTCGAGGCCGACTACCGGGCGACCGGCAATTTCTCCTCCTGCGTCGACCGGCTGAAGGCGGCCCTTGCCGATCCGGTCGCCGACCGCATTCTGGAGACGCTGCGGATGTCGCGGGATGTCGGGGGCACCGAGCTGGTGGCGGTGCTGCGCAACCTGTCCGCGTACCTGCGGCAGGAGGCCGCCATCCGTTCCGAGGTGGAGGCCAGGCAGTCGTGGATCCTGAACGCCGCGCGGCTCGGCGTTGCGGCGCCGTGGGTGGTGCTGGTGATGCTGTCGACCCGGCCGGAGGCCGCAGCGGCGTACAACAGCAGCGCCGGTGTGCTGATGATCGTGGCCGGTCTAGGCGTCACGGTGGTGGCGTACCGGATCATGCTCGGCCTCGGCCGGTTGCCGGAGGAACGGCGGTGGTTCCAGTGA